One Brevibacillus choshinensis genomic window carries:
- the dnaB gene encoding replicative DNA helicase: protein MSDLFLDRVPPQNKEAEQSVLGAVFLSKDALITAIELLRPEDFYKTAHQRIFQTMVDLYEKGEPVDLVTVTAELQDHKLLDEIGGVTYLTEIASSVPTAANIEYYAKIVEEKSLLRRLIHTATKIANDGYSREDEVTAIIADAEKYIMEIGQNRNSGGFTPIRDALMATYERIEFLSQRKGDITGISTGYTDLDKMTAGLQRSDLIILAARPSVGKTAFALNLAQNVAARAGETVAIFSLEMGATQLVQRMICAEGNLDASRMRSGALEEDDWQKLTMAIGTLAKAPIYIDDTPGVTVMDIRAKCRRLQAEKGLGLILIDYLQLIHGRGKGDNRQQEVSEISRTLKGIARELNVPVIALSQLSRGVEQRQDKRPMMSDIRESGSIEQDADIVAFLYRDDYYDKETENKNVIEVIIAKQRNGPTGTVELAFLKEFNKFVSLDNRFRNQAG from the coding sequence CTATAAGACAGCGCATCAGCGCATCTTTCAAACGATGGTGGACCTGTATGAAAAAGGAGAGCCTGTCGATCTGGTCACAGTGACGGCTGAACTGCAGGACCACAAGCTGCTCGATGAGATTGGCGGCGTTACCTATCTGACGGAGATCGCGAGCTCTGTTCCGACAGCAGCGAACATCGAGTACTACGCGAAGATCGTGGAAGAAAAATCGCTTTTGAGGCGATTAATTCATACAGCAACCAAGATTGCCAATGACGGCTATTCACGTGAGGATGAGGTCACAGCCATCATCGCAGACGCCGAGAAGTACATCATGGAGATCGGGCAGAATCGCAACAGCGGAGGATTTACTCCGATCCGGGATGCGCTGATGGCGACCTATGAACGCATCGAGTTCTTGAGCCAGCGTAAAGGAGATATTACCGGGATTTCTACCGGATATACCGATCTGGACAAGATGACGGCAGGCTTGCAGCGAAGCGACTTGATCATCCTCGCTGCCCGTCCTTCCGTAGGGAAAACGGCATTCGCATTGAATCTGGCACAGAATGTAGCGGCACGAGCGGGAGAGACCGTCGCCATCTTTTCTCTGGAGATGGGGGCCACCCAGCTCGTTCAGCGTATGATTTGTGCCGAGGGAAATCTGGATGCCTCTCGGATGCGTTCGGGGGCACTGGAGGAAGATGACTGGCAGAAGCTGACGATGGCGATCGGGACGCTCGCAAAGGCGCCGATTTACATCGATGATACGCCTGGGGTAACAGTCATGGATATCCGGGCCAAATGTCGCCGTCTGCAAGCGGAAAAAGGCCTGGGCCTGATCCTCATTGACTACTTGCAGCTGATTCATGGTCGAGGCAAAGGAGACAACCGTCAGCAGGAAGTATCGGAAATCTCCCGTACCTTGAAAGGGATTGCCCGTGAGCTGAACGTGCCGGTAATCGCACTGTCGCAGCTCAGCCGTGGTGTAGAGCAGCGTCAGGACAAGCGTCCGATGATGTCCGATATCCGTGAATCCGGTTCCATCGAGCAGGACGCGGACATCGTAGCGTTCCTCTACCGCGATGACTACTACGACAAAGAAACCGAGAATAAAAACGTCATTGAAGTCATTATTGCCAAACAGCGTAATGGCCCTACGGGAACGGTAGAGCTGGCGTTTTTGAAGGAATTCAACAAGTTCGTCAGTCTGGATAATCGCTTTCGGAATCAGGCAGGATAA